DNA sequence from the Paramormyrops kingsleyae isolate MSU_618 chromosome 14, PKINGS_0.4, whole genome shotgun sequence genome:
tTGTTTAATTTAGTTGATCATTTCTAAATCGTACTGAATTAGTTTTTGaatgtaaataaattaattgcTCAGGGCGATGAACAATTGAAAAGCCACCATCAGGTCATTATAAAGCTCTTTAATTAGACTCTGTCATTTCTTCATATCCCAGATTAATCGAGGCAGCTTAATTGAGAGCTCAGCTGCGACACTGAgcattttaatgatttttattgTCGGTGCATAGTAGAGATATAGAAGAAACTCTTCTGGATGGTGCTACAAAATCGGTGAGTAATACCACTTTTCTGGCGTATATATTTGCAGGGTTCTTGGCCCGAATGCACGGTGAACTCGGGGGTTAGCAATAAAGGCTCAATCTAAATTAACTGTAATCGTGTGACCATAGTCATGTGACAAATGAGCAAAGTCCGTCTCATCCCCTCAATCAACCGAGTTCAAACTGAATACCTGTGGGTTGCTGAAAGGTTGTCACCCCGGTTTCGATGTGTAGCTGTGTAGCTTAATGCATAGGAATAATGGTATTTGTTCCGTTAAATACACAAACACCTGTATGTTCCAtcgaaaaataatttaatagtCATTCTGGTAAAACCCAGTCCGCATTTGTTGCTAAGCCGACTTGTGAATCGGACTACAAAACGGTCACGTGAATGTCTAATTGTTTTACAATTGGTCCAGGCTTTCATTTGTCACATGCGAGGTATAGTCAGACCATAACCGGTAGTGAAATGCAAGGTGGTCAACACCGCCATAATAAACGATGAAAGCAAAAGTCATTTAAAAGTAGGCCTAACAGTATCATAAATAGTCATAAATAAGGACAGTTATACTGTACAAAAACTAGAAGACCAGAGATGTTCAACACAGGTCTAATAAAGTGTGAGGTGCATAAATAAGGGGAGAATATAAGTTCGAGGTGCCAATTAAGCATTAAGGGCTCTAAATTAGACTGTCTAATTGTAGAAGCTCCTTCTGAGCCGCTCACTTCTCACTGTGAGACAGCAGAAGCGCTTTCCATGGATACGTTATTTATTTACACCGCCTAAATGTGATTGTGCTGCATATCAGCGCTCTGCTTCACCAAATATCAGCAAAACCGGCGATGATCGGCAGCAGAAGCGGCCGCTTTCGGTGtccgcttatgacgtcataaAGACTGAGAGGTGGGTATGCAATGCGAAACCCGATTGGTCGCACCCACCCAGCGCCCCTCCTACCTGCACTCTGATTTGTCAAAGGGTTCTACTGGGAGGGGGGTGTGGACAAAGCCTTCAGGATAAATAAAACGCAGCCGCTGAAGTTGGCTTTATGTAAAGGGACTAAAATCGTGTTAGATCCGTAACGAAAGGATAGCCATCAGTGACCATTATGAATTTGCATTGTTGTCGTGATATTTTCACGGTTTATTAACTttatgtgtgtcatggagagcaagatggggtaaagggaaaagagaatttccccacgggggtTAATAAAGCATCACTCCTGTTTGGTTTTGCTGCTATTTTATTACGTAAAAGcattacattatttttaaaaatcatgcaAATGTACCAGAGATTTTCTGGACGTATTTCAATGTACCAGCTCGCATATGGacctttgtttttcatttatacatttaacaaatacagcactttaaaaaaggaaaaatatatatatattttttacctagaactcgatttAAATTACAGGGGCATGTATACATGAATGTGCAGCTTAGGAAATTGATATATTTGGAAAATTTAATGATTAATAAATACGAGATAATGGTTAGGAACATAGGTGATGCTATtttgttggatttattttcgATTGTCCATGGGTAAGTTAAGTTTCCTGGTTTAGCGTGAGTAGGCCTACACTGCATTATCCTAATGTAGATATGATTAATTATTGAGCATTAACTCGCTAAGACGAATTTCTTGTTGCATACAGAGCAGTGAAACACGATGTGAGGAGTGTGCTTTCACAACTCTGCGTAACGTGGGAGGCCAGACGAATAATCTGGATTTCCAGTGACTTGCAGAGCAATTGTGTCACGTCAGCGAGATGTTCTGCTGCATCAGCATATTCCAGAATTTCAATCCATCATCTCAGCGTGGGACTTTGACATGACATACGCCCATGTAGAAACAGGGCAAATACTGTATCACCACAGTCTTTaatacaaacatttattaaatacgcAATGTGACATAAGTCATAATAATCACAGTGTAGATTACTGTCCACTCACTGACTGCACATATAACTTTCCGTATTCTGTAAATAAATGGCATTTTGAATATGCAATATGGTCATATGTATTTACATACACGCACAgatacaaatatacaaatataattaCAGACAAACTTCATATAAAGGCTTTGGCAATGAGTGCATACATTTTGCAAGATATGAAAGTAAACAAATTCCTTtgcaaaaaaacatgtaaaaacaaGCAAGGAGGGAAAATGTCCAGtgcatttcagttttatttcttttttttttttccatgagcTACGTAGCAGCCTTTTTAACTTTTCCCTTGAGAGTCTGTGAGGAGTTTAGTCCTGAGATGGTAGAATTTGGTTGGAATGGGCAGGCTAGTTTGGAGCCCCTATAGGGAGGGAGAAGCCAGCTGGAGTGGGAGGAGCCCCTATAGGGAGGGTGGAGCCAGGTGGAGTGGGAGGAGCCCCTATAGGGAGGGAGAAGCCAGCTGGAGTGGGAGGAGCCCCTATAGGGAGGGTGGAGCCAGCTGGAGTGGGAGGAGCCCCTATAGGGAGGGCGGAGCCAACTGGAGTGGGAGGAGCCCCTATAGGGAGGGTGGAGCCAGCTGGAGTGGGAGGAGCCCCTATAGGGAGGGCAGAGCCAACTGGAGTGGGAGGAGCCCCTATAGGGAGGGCGGAGCCAGCTGGAGTGGGAGGAGCCCCTATAGGGAGGGAGGAGCCAGCTGGAGTGGGAGGAGCCCCTATAGGGAGGGCAGAGCCAGCTGGAGTGGGAGGAGCCCCTATAGGGAGGGAGGAGCCCCTATAGGGAGGGCGGGGCCAGCTGTAGTGGGAGAAGCCTTGGCCATGGCCAATCTATTGAGGTGGCGGACCTCAGCCTGCCAGGTGGGGATCTTTCTGGCGGTCATGTGTCGGCGGGCGTGCTTGGTCAGGTGGTCACTGCGCATGAAGCGACGGTCACACACTGGGCATGCAAACTTCTTCTCTCCCGTGTGCGTGCGCCTGTGGCGGGAGAGCTCGTCGGAGCGTGCAAACTTCTTGTCGCAGTCATCCCAGTTGCAGCTGAAGGGTTTCTCACCTGAAATGAAGAGAGGGGGAATTGCAACCATAAGGGcgcgggttcgaatcctgcaCAGGGCAGTGGAATTGCAAAAATCAAAGCAATTAAGAAACTAGTTAAACGGTTACAGCTTTATTGGGACTAAAAGTGTTGCACAAGCTAATCAGATCTTTCCTTATAGACGTCTGTCTTAGTTGTGGGATCTAATCCCCTAAATGTTCTCAAACATCCCGGCCTGAAGGCCGAACATCTGTACCTGTGTGAGTTCTGAGGTGCGCCTTCAGATGCGAGCTCTTGAAGTAGGTCTTCCGGCAGCCCGGGAAGTTGCAGACGTAATTCCGGCGACGGGAGAAGTCCATGTTGATAACGCCACTCTGACCAGAAGGCACATAGAGCGGGGCGGGGGCCAGGGGCAGCAGCTTGGTGTTACCCAGGGTCACGACGGTCTGCGGACAATGCTGAGGCACGGGGGACTGAGGCACCACAAACATCACCGTGCCCTGGGTCACCGGGGGCGTCACAAGGATGGGCTGCGGGAATGCAGCTGTCTGGGGCAGGATGGGCTTCACCGTGTGGGCGGAGCTCCGGACAGGGGCTTGGATGATGGCAGAGATCATTCCAGGCTGAGTGTTTACTGGCAGCATCTGGCAAATGATAGGGGAGCTGGagatgggggctgggggcaggAGGGTGGGTGCCTCGCCTCTGGTGCTCGAGAAGCCCGACTCCGTGGGAGGGCCGGCCGAACTTTTGGGCACGTTTAGGTCCTCTGCTTTGTGAGGGGCGGCCatcttggcctggtccagcttcCCCGGGGCCAGAACAGGCTGGTGCGGGAGGCTGTCGGCCGTGTGCCGTATGACGCTGGTGGCCATGGCCCTGCAGGGGGGTGTGGCGGtgggctctgattggctggtcgTACTGGGGTGAGAGTTCCTGGGGTGGCAGGACTGGGCCAGGCAagcgccacctggtggtgaTGCGGTGGTCAGCGTGCTGGTGGCCAGGCTCTCGGCAAAGCTGGGGCTGTGCGGTGGTGTCATGCACTGAAACGAGCGTGCAAAACA
Encoded proteins:
- the klf11b gene encoding Krueppel-like factor 11b, which encodes MLTFASGRNSEMEESSRGHVMDPCESPAKRKRCDSEQSSCSVLEYNDLEAAEALVFMSAWRQRSHRPDPCKARPLTPASDSCDSLPHGEPTEIPKDFVSLSSLCMTPPHSPSFAESLATSTLTTASPPGGACLAQSCHPRNSHPSTTSQSEPTATPPCRAMATSVIRHTADSLPHQPVLAPGKLDQAKMAAPHKAEDLNVPKSSAGPPTESGFSSTRGEAPTLLPPAPISSSPIICQMLPVNTQPGMISAIIQAPVRSSAHTVKPILPQTAAFPQPILVTPPVTQGTVMFVVPQSPVPQHCPQTVVTLGNTKLLPLAPAPLYVPSGQSGVINMDFSRRRNYVCNFPGCRKTYFKSSHLKAHLRTHTGEKPFSCNWDDCDKKFARSDELSRHRRTHTGEKKFACPVCDRRFMRSDHLTKHARRHMTARKIPTWQAEVRHLNRLAMAKASPTTAGPALPIGAPPSL